The Polaribacter tangerinus genome has a segment encoding these proteins:
- a CDS encoding 3'-5' exonuclease produces the protein MYAILDIETTGGKFNEEGITEIAIYKFDGHEIIDQFISLINPEREIQKFVVQLTGINNKMLRNAPKFYEVAKRIIEITKDCTLVAHNTSFDYRILSVEFERLGYQFNRNTLCTVELSQQLILNQPSYSLGKLTKALGIPMTDRHRASGDALATVQLFKILLEKDTNKEIFKNNLKYYDRRVEKAKFQKIIDKIPKEQGLFYVHDALGKIIFLGRGKNMKQEVNKLFLKNTKRALKIQDRTADVTFKKTGNELFTRLKYNLELEALSPKFNIKKEKKITLQPFNNEDFLIIEKGREIEEKAIVLIEKNEVISMGYTNLAYQENKLEVLKSVLTNITNSALAKTIVKNYLTKSKHHKIVRL, from the coding sequence TTGTACGCAATTTTAGATATTGAAACCACAGGAGGTAAATTTAATGAAGAAGGCATCACAGAAATTGCAATCTATAAATTTGATGGTCATGAAATAATAGATCAGTTTATAAGTCTGATAAACCCAGAAAGAGAAATTCAAAAATTTGTTGTACAACTTACAGGCATCAACAATAAGATGCTAAGAAATGCTCCCAAGTTTTATGAAGTTGCCAAACGAATTATAGAAATTACAAAAGATTGTACTTTAGTAGCTCACAATACAAGTTTCGATTACAGAATTTTAAGTGTAGAGTTTGAAAGATTAGGATATCAGTTCAATAGAAATACACTATGTACGGTAGAATTAAGCCAGCAATTAATTTTAAATCAACCCTCCTATAGTTTAGGAAAACTAACAAAAGCACTTGGTATTCCTATGACAGATAGGCATAGAGCTTCGGGCGACGCGCTAGCTACAGTTCAGTTATTTAAAATTTTGTTAGAAAAAGACACTAATAAAGAAATTTTTAAAAATAATTTAAAGTATTACGATAGAAGAGTTGAAAAAGCCAAATTTCAAAAAATAATTGATAAAATTCCTAAAGAACAAGGCTTATTTTATGTACATGATGCTTTAGGGAAAATTATTTTCTTGGGTAGAGGAAAAAATATGAAACAAGAAGTAAACAAACTATTTTTAAAAAACACCAAAAGGGCGCTTAAAATTCAGGACAGAACTGCTGATGTAACTTTTAAAAAAACAGGAAACGAGCTGTTTACAAGACTAAAGTATAACTTAGAACTAGAAGCATTATCACCAAAATTCAATATTAAAAAAGAGAAAAAAATTACCCTTCAACCATTTAATAATGAAGATTTTCTAATCATCGAAAAAGGACGAGAAATTGAAGAAAAAGCTATTGTTTTGATAGAAAAAAATGAAGTTATTTCTATGGGATATACCAATTTAGCATATCAAGAGAATAAGTTAGAGGTCTTAAAATCTGTACTTACCAATATTACTAACAGTGCATTAGCAAAAACAATTGTAAAAAACTACTTAACAAAAAGTAAACATCACAAAATAGTTCGATTGTAG
- a CDS encoding asparagine synthetase B → MSNENQKNHLKAYGVVYFSLEAGLKSKWLLNHDGGAFLIENNKIVSNECKVRGVSFEIISDAKAQIILEEIASPSSNKDAVNLEKAPKIAVYSPKDKMPWDDAVTLVLTYAEIPFDVIYDREVLDDKLVTYEWLHLHHEDFTGQYGRFYGAFRAEPWYIENKRNAEKLASELGFEKVSLQKLAVAKKIKEYVIGGGFMFAMCSATDSFDIALSAEGIDIAETMFDGDGTTPNYQSLIDYKKTFAFKNYNVIRNPLTYEFSSIDMTSKRKIPKTSDYFSLGEFSAKWDPVPTMLTQNHTVLVKGFMGQTTSFDRNTIKSNVLVLGENKVNREARYIHGTKGKGMFTFYGGHDPEDYTHRVGDPKTALDLHPTSPGYRLILNNVLFPAAKKKKQKT, encoded by the coding sequence ATGAGTAATGAAAATCAGAAAAATCATTTAAAAGCATACGGAGTTGTTTACTTTTCTTTGGAGGCAGGCTTAAAATCGAAATGGTTATTGAATCATGATGGTGGAGCTTTTCTAATAGAAAACAACAAAATTGTTAGTAACGAATGTAAAGTAAGAGGTGTTTCTTTTGAGATAATTTCTGATGCGAAAGCACAAATTATTTTAGAAGAAATAGCTTCTCCATCTTCTAATAAAGATGCAGTTAATTTAGAAAAAGCCCCTAAAATAGCGGTGTACTCTCCTAAAGATAAAATGCCTTGGGACGATGCTGTTACGCTAGTTTTAACGTATGCCGAAATTCCGTTTGATGTAATTTATGATAGAGAGGTTTTAGATGATAAATTAGTAACCTATGAATGGTTGCATTTACATCATGAAGATTTTACCGGACAGTATGGTCGTTTTTATGGCGCTTTTAGAGCAGAACCTTGGTACATAGAAAATAAAAGAAATGCAGAAAAATTAGCCTCTGAGCTAGGGTTTGAAAAAGTTTCTTTACAAAAACTTGCTGTTGCAAAAAAAATAAAAGAGTATGTAATAGGTGGCGGTTTTATGTTTGCAATGTGTTCTGCTACCGATAGTTTTGATATCGCATTGTCTGCAGAGGGCATAGATATTGCCGAAACAATGTTCGATGGAGATGGAACAACTCCAAACTATCAATCTCTTATAGATTACAAAAAAACGTTTGCTTTTAAAAATTACAACGTAATCAGAAACCCTTTAACGTACGAGTTTTCTTCAATTGATATGACTTCAAAAAGAAAAATTCCTAAGACTTCAGATTACTTTTCGCTGGGTGAGTTTTCTGCAAAATGGGATCCTGTGCCCACCATGCTCACTCAAAATCATACTGTTTTGGTAAAAGGTTTTATGGGACAAACTACGTCATTTGATAGAAATACAATAAAGTCGAATGTATTAGTATTAGGAGAAAATAAAGTAAATAGAGAAGCACGTTATATACATGGCACTAAAGGAAAAGGTATGTTTACTTTCTATGGAGGTCACGATCCAGAAGACTATACACATAGAGTGGGTGATCCAAAAACAGCCTTAGATTTGCACCCAACCTCTCCTGGATATCGTTTAATATTAAACAATGTCTTGTTTCCAGCTGCTAAAAAGAAAAAGCAAAAAACATAA
- a CDS encoding transketolase: protein MPTTQQLQDFTQQVRRDILRMVHKVNSGHPGGSLGCAEFLTCLYQEVMDYSTDFTMDGKNEDLFFLSNGHISPVFYSVLAHSGFFPVSELATFRLIDSRLQGHPTTHEGLPGVRIASGSLGQGMSVAIGAAEAKKLNGDDKIIYTLHGDGELQEGQNWEAIMYASAKKVDNIICTIDLNEKQIDGATDDVLPMGSLKAKFEAFDWLVLDVEKGNDIDTILSSLKEAKSLTGKGKPVCILLHTEMGNGVDFMMHTHAWHGKAPNDEQLESALLQNPETLGDY from the coding sequence ATGCCAACAACACAACAATTACAAGATTTTACGCAACAAGTTCGTAGAGATATTTTAAGAATGGTACACAAAGTAAACTCTGGTCATCCAGGAGGTTCGCTTGGTTGTGCAGAGTTTTTAACCTGCTTATATCAAGAAGTAATGGACTATTCTACAGATTTTACAATGGACGGTAAAAATGAAGATTTATTTTTCTTGTCTAACGGACATATTTCACCTGTTTTTTATAGTGTTTTGGCACATTCAGGTTTTTTCCCTGTATCTGAATTAGCAACATTTCGTTTGATAGATTCTCGTTTACAAGGGCATCCAACAACTCACGAAGGTTTACCAGGAGTAAGAATTGCCTCTGGCTCTTTAGGGCAAGGTATGTCTGTTGCTATAGGTGCTGCAGAAGCTAAAAAGTTAAACGGAGATGATAAAATTATTTACACTTTGCATGGAGATGGAGAATTGCAAGAAGGACAAAATTGGGAAGCAATTATGTATGCATCAGCAAAAAAAGTAGACAATATTATTTGTACAATCGATTTAAACGAAAAACAAATCGATGGAGCGACAGACGATGTTTTACCAATGGGAAGTTTAAAAGCGAAGTTTGAAGCTTTTGATTGGTTAGTTTTAGATGTAGAAAAAGGGAACGATATCGATACCATTTTGTCTTCTTTAAAAGAGGCTAAGTCACTAACAGGAAAAGGAAAACCTGTCTGTATTTTATTACATACAGAAATGGGTAATGGAGTAGATTTTATGATGCATACACATGCATGGCACGGTAAAGCACCAAATGATGAGCAGTTAGAAAGTGCCTTGCTTCAAAACCCAGAAACTTTAGGGGATTATTAA
- a CDS encoding DUF937 domain-containing protein codes for MSGILDLLNSDLGKQIISGVAGSTGNDTGKTGSALTMALPVLMKAMERNAASPEGAEGLMNALSNKHDGSILDNLGGLFGGGVDESVKQDGAGILKHVLGAKQQGVEQVIGQKSGLDANSVANILKVAAPILMGMLGKQKKEQNITDTNGIGNLLGGMLGGSSTANEQSFLEKVLDADGDGSVIDDVAGMFLSGNPKKSGGIGGLLGGLFGK; via the coding sequence ATGAGTGGTATTTTAGATTTATTAAATAGCGATTTAGGAAAACAAATAATTTCTGGTGTGGCAGGTTCTACAGGAAACGATACTGGCAAAACAGGGAGTGCTTTAACAATGGCATTGCCAGTTTTAATGAAAGCGATGGAACGAAATGCTGCGTCTCCTGAGGGTGCAGAAGGATTGATGAATGCACTATCGAACAAACATGATGGTAGTATTTTAGATAATCTTGGTGGTTTATTTGGTGGTGGCGTAGATGAATCTGTAAAACAGGATGGAGCAGGTATTTTAAAGCATGTTTTAGGAGCTAAACAGCAAGGTGTAGAACAAGTTATTGGACAAAAATCTGGTTTAGATGCGAATTCTGTTGCAAATATTTTAAAGGTTGCTGCACCTATTTTAATGGGCATGTTAGGAAAACAGAAAAAAGAACAAAATATTACAGATACAAACGGAATTGGAAATCTTTTAGGTGGAATGTTGGGCGGTAGTTCTACTGCAAACGAACAGAGCTTTTTAGAAAAAGTATTGGATGCCGATGGTGACGGAAGTGTTATTGATGATGTTGCAGGAATGTTTTTGAGTGGAAACCCTAAAAAATCTGGTGGAATCGGCGGACTCTTAGGTGGATTATTCGGTAAATAA
- the bshA gene encoding N-acetyl-alpha-D-glucosaminyl L-malate synthase BshA, whose protein sequence is MKIGIVCYPTFGGSGVVATELGIALADNGHEVHFITYNQPVRLDFLSHHLHFHQVVIEEYPLFQYQPYELALSSKMVDVVEKYQLEVLHVHYAIPHAYAAYMAKQMLQEKGLNIKVVTTLHGTDITLVGSHPTYKTAVEFSINNSDVVTAVSNNLKSTTNKLFKINNDIQVIYNFIDTEKYDKAHQQKCNRIAIARPKERILTHISNFRPVKRVEDVVRIFAEVRKEIPSKLLMIGEGPERIKAENLAHQLKVAADVLFLGNSSEVAKILCYSDVFLLPSQTESFGLAALEAMAASTPVISTNTGGLPEVNIHGETGFLSNLGDIEDMAKNTISILKDNSTLAMFKEKAKAHTKKFSLENILPSYEAIYKSCSKTS, encoded by the coding sequence ATGAAAATTGGTATTGTGTGTTATCCAACATTTGGTGGTAGTGGCGTTGTTGCCACAGAATTAGGAATTGCCTTGGCAGATAATGGTCATGAAGTTCATTTTATTACATACAATCAGCCAGTTCGTTTAGACTTTTTATCGCATCATTTACACTTTCATCAAGTCGTAATAGAAGAATATCCTTTGTTTCAATATCAACCATATGAACTCGCATTATCTAGTAAAATGGTAGATGTGGTAGAGAAGTATCAGCTAGAGGTTTTACATGTACATTATGCTATACCGCATGCTTATGCAGCATACATGGCAAAGCAAATGTTACAAGAAAAAGGTTTAAATATAAAAGTAGTAACTACTTTACATGGTACAGACATTACTTTGGTTGGGAGCCATCCTACCTATAAAACAGCAGTAGAATTTAGTATTAATAATTCTGATGTAGTTACTGCTGTTTCTAACAACTTAAAAAGTACTACAAATAAACTATTTAAAATTAATAATGATATTCAGGTAATTTATAACTTTATAGACACAGAAAAGTACGACAAAGCACATCAGCAAAAATGTAATCGAATAGCTATTGCAAGGCCTAAAGAAAGAATTCTTACACACATAAGTAATTTTAGACCAGTAAAAAGAGTAGAAGATGTAGTGCGTATTTTTGCAGAAGTAAGGAAGGAAATTCCGTCTAAACTTTTAATGATTGGAGAAGGACCTGAGAGAATTAAGGCAGAAAATTTAGCACATCAATTAAAAGTTGCAGCAGATGTATTGTTTTTAGGAAACAGCTCTGAAGTAGCAAAAATTTTGTGTTATTCAGATGTGTTTTTGTTACCTTCTCAAACCGAAAGCTTTGGTTTGGCAGCTTTAGAGGCTATGGCTGCAAGTACACCAGTAATATCTACAAATACCGGTGGTTTACCTGAGGTAAATATTCATGGTGAAACAGGCTTTTTAAGCAATTTAGGAGACATTGAAGATATGGCAAAAAATACGATTTCTATTTTAAAGGATAACTCAACTTTAGCGATGTTTAAAGAAAAAGCAAAAGCGCATACTAAAAAATTCTCTTTAGAAAATATTCTGCCAAGCTATGAGGCAATATATAAGTCTTGCTCAAAAACAAGCTAA
- a CDS encoding sulfurtransferase: protein MKSSLISVDFLKNNLMQKNIVVLDCTIKKVTEVNANHTRKYQIKNARFFDIKGVFSDEDSTLPNTVLSPEKFEIRAQQLGICKDSYVVCYDDLGIYSAPRVWWMFQLMGFDNVAVLDGGLPAWKTKNFPVQKPQKAVYFMGDFKVNYKASKLKSTQQVLNAISKSSFLIADARSSERFYAKVPEPRADLKRGHIPNSVNIPYTTVLNSGRLKPKNELVKIFENYKNKEVIIFTCGSGITASILALAAAVAGIKNYAIYDGSWTAWGSSNNLPIAT, encoded by the coding sequence ATGAAATCGTCTCTTATTTCTGTAGATTTTTTGAAAAACAATCTAATGCAAAAAAACATTGTTGTGCTAGATTGTACTATAAAAAAAGTAACAGAAGTAAATGCGAATCATACTCGAAAATATCAAATTAAAAATGCTCGTTTTTTTGATATTAAAGGAGTGTTTTCCGACGAAGATTCAACATTACCTAACACAGTTTTGTCTCCTGAAAAGTTTGAAATTCGTGCTCAACAATTGGGAATTTGTAAAGACAGTTATGTAGTTTGTTATGACGATTTAGGTATTTATTCTGCACCAAGAGTTTGGTGGATGTTTCAGCTTATGGGTTTTGATAATGTGGCAGTTTTAGATGGAGGTTTACCAGCGTGGAAGACCAAAAATTTTCCTGTTCAAAAACCTCAAAAGGCTGTATATTTCATGGGAGATTTTAAAGTTAATTACAAGGCCTCTAAACTAAAAAGTACTCAACAAGTTTTAAATGCTATTTCTAAAAGTAGTTTTTTAATAGCAGACGCAAGATCATCTGAACGTTTTTATGCAAAAGTTCCAGAGCCAAGAGCAGATTTAAAAAGAGGTCATATTCCTAATTCGGTAAATATACCCTATACAACAGTGTTAAATAGTGGAAGGTTAAAACCTAAAAATGAGTTAGTAAAAATTTTTGAGAATTATAAAAATAAGGAGGTTATTATTTTTACTTGCGGTTCAGGAATAACTGCCTCAATATTAGCACTTGCTGCAGCGGTTGCAGGTATTAAAAATTATGCTATTTATGATGGCTCTTGGACAGCTTGGGGAAGTAGTAATAATTTGCCTATTGCAACATAA
- a CDS encoding DEAD/DEAH box helicase yields the protein MSTFLELGLKEPINKALTDLGYEKPTVIQEKAIPQIISSKEDLKAFAQTGTGKTAAFSLPILELLDESNSNVQAIILSPTRELAVQIGNNIKDFCKYLPSVKVTTVYGGSSMEEQIRSLKRGSQIVVGTPGRTVDLINRRALKLGNVKWLVLDEADEMLNMGFKEELDKVLEATPDTKQTLLFSATFPREVEAIARNYMTNPVEVTSGQKNQGSDNVSHEYYAVTERTRYPALKRIADLNPDIYAIIFCRTRRETQEVADNLIKDGYSADSLHGDLSQGQRDSVMGKFRKKTIQILVATDVAARGLDVNELTHVINHKLPDQIENYTHRSGRTGRAGNKGISIVLVNGKEKGKLRPIEKIIKKKFVAAQVPSGKDICQNQLMHLIDKVQNIEVNETQINEFLPNIYEKLEGLDRETLIQKFVSLEFNTMLSYYENAKDLNDLSSRDNSRARTENENMTRFFINIGRKDSLNPGKLIGLINDQNIGDKIEIGAIDILDTFSFFEIDKNFEDKTLEAFAANQPDFDGRTVNVEITKKERSGGGRRGGKKPFGKKDGGFGRRRNTEGSARRSGASSKRRSDRPDRAERSTSGFGRKRRDR from the coding sequence ATGTCAACATTTTTAGAATTAGGCTTAAAAGAGCCTATAAACAAAGCATTAACAGATTTAGGTTACGAAAAGCCAACTGTTATTCAAGAAAAAGCAATTCCTCAAATTATTTCCTCTAAAGAAGATTTAAAAGCATTTGCACAAACAGGTACCGGAAAAACAGCTGCTTTTAGTTTACCAATATTAGAGCTTTTAGACGAAAGTAATAGCAATGTACAAGCAATTATTTTATCTCCAACAAGAGAACTTGCAGTACAAATAGGAAACAATATAAAAGATTTTTGTAAGTATTTACCAAGTGTAAAGGTTACTACTGTATACGGAGGTTCTAGTATGGAAGAGCAAATTAGATCTTTAAAAAGAGGCTCACAAATAGTTGTTGGAACTCCTGGTAGAACAGTAGATTTAATAAACCGTAGAGCTTTAAAATTAGGCAATGTTAAATGGCTTGTTTTAGATGAGGCAGACGAAATGCTTAATATGGGATTTAAAGAAGAGCTAGATAAAGTTTTAGAAGCTACACCAGATACTAAGCAAACGTTATTATTCTCTGCAACTTTTCCAAGAGAGGTAGAGGCTATTGCCAGAAACTACATGACAAATCCTGTAGAGGTAACATCAGGTCAAAAAAATCAGGGGTCTGACAATGTAAGTCATGAATATTATGCAGTAACAGAAAGAACAAGATATCCTGCATTAAAAAGAATTGCAGATTTAAATCCAGATATCTATGCAATTATTTTTTGTAGAACTCGAAGGGAAACACAAGAAGTAGCAGACAATTTAATAAAAGATGGTTACAGTGCCGATTCTTTACATGGAGATTTATCTCAAGGGCAGCGAGACTCTGTAATGGGGAAATTCAGAAAAAAAACAATTCAAATTTTGGTAGCAACAGATGTAGCTGCTAGAGGTTTAGATGTAAATGAATTAACACATGTTATTAACCACAAGCTACCAGACCAAATAGAAAATTATACCCACCGAAGCGGTAGAACAGGAAGAGCTGGTAACAAAGGGATTTCTATTGTATTGGTTAATGGAAAGGAAAAAGGGAAGTTAAGACCGATAGAAAAAATTATTAAAAAGAAATTTGTAGCTGCTCAGGTTCCTTCTGGTAAAGACATTTGCCAGAATCAACTGATGCATTTAATTGATAAAGTACAAAATATAGAGGTAAACGAAACTCAGATTAATGAGTTTTTGCCAAATATTTATGAAAAATTAGAGGGATTAGATAGAGAAACATTAATACAAAAATTTGTTTCTTTAGAGTTTAATACCATGTTATCTTATTACGAAAATGCCAAAGATTTAAACGATTTATCATCTAGAGATAACTCAAGAGCTAGAACAGAAAACGAGAATATGACTCGCTTTTTCATTAATATAGGAAGGAAAGATAGTCTAAATCCAGGTAAGTTAATTGGTTTAATAAATGATCAAAACATTGGAGATAAAATAGAAATTGGCGCCATAGATATTTTAGATACTTTTTCCTTTTTTGAAATAGATAAAAACTTCGAAGACAAAACTTTAGAAGCATTTGCAGCAAATCAACCAGATTTTGATGGACGAACTGTAAATGTAGAAATTACCAAGAAAGAACGTTCTGGAGGTGGTAGAAGAGGTGGTAAAAAACCTTTTGGTAAAAAAGATGGAGGTTTTGGTAGAAGAAGAAATACCGAAGGTTCTGCAAGAAGATCTGGAGCTAGTAGTAAAAGAAGATCAGACAGACCAGATAGGGCAGAGAGAAGCACTAGTGGATTTGGAAGAAAACGTAGAGATCGTTAA
- a CDS encoding ABC-F family ATP-binding cassette domain-containing protein — protein sequence MLSVSNLSVQFGKRVLFDEVNTKFLQGNCYGVIGANGAGKSTFLKIISGVQEPTSGQVHLEKGKRMSVLTQDHYAFDEYPVLETVVMGNKNLFDVKKQIDALYADYTDENAEKIGELQITFEEMDGWNADANAAAMLSNLGIKEDLHYTLMKDLDGKQKVRVLIAQALFGNPDVLIMDEPTNDLDFETIAWLENFLANFENTVIVVSHDRHFLDAVCTHISDIDFGKINHYSGNYTFWYESSQLAAKQRAQQNKKAEDKKKELEDFIRRFSANVAKSKQATSRKKMIEKLNVEDIKPSSRRYPAIIFDRDREAGDQILNVEGLSKSFEGEYLFNNIDINLNKGDKVAIISKNSRAITAFYEAITGNSEADSGKVSWGVTTTQSYLPLDNSSFFQDGSLNLVDWLRQYAQTEEEREEVYLRGFLGKMIFSGEEALKKSNVLSGGEKVRCMLSRMMMKRGNVLILDEPTNHLDLESIQSLNNSLINFKGTVLFSTHDHEFAQTVANRIIEVTPKGVIDRYTTFDEYLSDPKIKELRDKMYA from the coding sequence ATGTTATCAGTTTCTAATTTATCTGTACAGTTTGGCAAACGAGTTCTTTTTGATGAGGTAAACACTAAGTTTCTTCAAGGAAATTGCTATGGTGTTATTGGTGCAAATGGAGCAGGAAAATCTACTTTCTTAAAAATAATTTCTGGTGTTCAAGAACCAACCTCGGGGCAAGTTCATTTAGAAAAAGGGAAACGAATGTCTGTATTAACTCAAGACCATTATGCTTTTGATGAATATCCCGTTTTAGAAACCGTAGTAATGGGTAACAAAAATCTTTTTGATGTAAAAAAACAAATAGACGCCTTATATGCCGATTACACAGATGAAAATGCTGAAAAAATTGGCGAACTTCAAATTACCTTCGAAGAAATGGATGGTTGGAATGCAGATGCAAACGCTGCAGCGATGTTATCTAATTTAGGTATAAAAGAAGATTTACATTATACTTTAATGAAAGATTTAGATGGTAAACAAAAAGTTCGTGTACTTATAGCACAAGCTTTATTTGGAAATCCTGATGTTTTAATAATGGATGAGCCAACCAATGATCTTGATTTTGAAACCATTGCTTGGTTAGAAAATTTCTTAGCAAATTTCGAAAATACCGTAATTGTAGTTTCTCACGACAGGCACTTTTTAGACGCTGTATGTACTCATATTTCAGACATAGACTTTGGTAAAATAAACCACTATTCTGGTAATTATACCTTTTGGTATGAGTCTAGCCAGTTAGCTGCAAAACAAAGAGCACAACAAAACAAAAAAGCAGAAGACAAAAAGAAAGAATTAGAAGACTTTATTAGAAGATTCTCTGCAAATGTTGCAAAATCTAAACAAGCTACTTCTCGTAAAAAAATGATAGAAAAACTTAATGTTGAAGATATAAAACCTTCTAGCAGACGTTATCCAGCTATTATTTTTGATAGAGATAGAGAAGCTGGCGACCAAATATTAAATGTAGAAGGATTGTCTAAAAGTTTCGAGGGTGAGTATTTATTTAACAATATAGATATCAATTTAAACAAAGGTGATAAGGTAGCAATTATTTCTAAAAACTCAAGAGCAATTACTGCTTTTTACGAGGCTATTACTGGCAATTCAGAAGCAGATTCTGGCAAAGTATCTTGGGGTGTAACCACCACACAATCATACCTACCACTCGATAATTCTAGCTTTTTTCAGGATGGTAGTTTAAACCTTGTAGATTGGTTAAGACAATATGCGCAAACAGAAGAAGAAAGAGAAGAAGTGTATTTAAGAGGTTTTTTAGGTAAAATGATTTTTTCTGGTGAAGAGGCGCTAAAGAAAAGCAATGTTTTGTCTGGGGGAGAAAAAGTAAGATGTATGCTTTCTAGAATGATGATGAAAAGAGGAAACGTTTTAATCTTAGACGAGCCAACAAACCACTTAGATTTAGAGTCTATTCAATCTTTAAACAATTCATTAATTAATTTTAAAGGAACTGTTCTATTTTCTACACACGACCATGAGTTTGCACAAACTGTGGCCAATAGAATTATAGAGGTAACTCCTAAAGGTGTAATAGATAGATATACTACTTTCGATGAGTATTTATCAGACCCAAAAATTAAAGAATTAAGAGACAAAATGTATGCTTAA
- a CDS encoding dicarboxylate/amino acid:cation symporter, with protein MKKLALHWKILIGMAFGVIFGFIMNTVDGGKGFVTDWIKPFGTIFINLLKLIAVPLILASLIKGISDLKDISKIKKMGLRTISIYVGTTLVAIIIGLGIVNIIKPGAGMSSDTIEKIKLKYETSSGVTDKLAKASAQNDAGPLQAVIDIFPSNIFQSFADASMLQIIFFAMFVGISLLLIPEKKAKPLMDFFDSLNEMVMKMVDLIMLFAPYAVFSLLANVIIAFDDTEILLKLLVYAICVIGGLFLMIGFYLLLVSLYTKKSPLWFLKQISPAQLLAFSTSSSAATLPVTMERVEEHLGVDKEVSGFVLPVGATINMDGTSLYQAIAAVFIMQVIWPEGLTFSNQIVIVLTALLASIGSAAVPSAGMVMLVIVLESIDFPSELLPIGLALIFAVDRPLDMLRTTVNVTGDATVSMLVAKSLGKLRDNPKAKNWDDNYEKVK; from the coding sequence ATGAAGAAACTAGCATTACACTGGAAAATTTTAATAGGAATGGCATTCGGTGTCATTTTTGGCTTTATAATGAATACTGTTGATGGAGGAAAAGGGTTTGTTACAGACTGGATTAAGCCATTCGGAACAATTTTTATAAATCTTTTAAAATTAATTGCTGTTCCTTTAATATTGGCATCTTTAATTAAGGGTATTTCTGATTTAAAAGATATCTCTAAAATTAAAAAAATGGGACTTAGAACCATTTCTATTTATGTAGGTACTACATTGGTTGCAATTATTATAGGGTTGGGAATCGTAAATATTATAAAACCAGGTGCAGGGATGTCTAGCGATACCATCGAAAAAATAAAATTAAAATATGAAACCTCTTCCGGAGTTACAGATAAATTAGCAAAAGCTTCTGCACAAAACGATGCAGGCCCTTTACAAGCTGTAATTGATATTTTTCCGAGTAATATTTTTCAGTCTTTTGCTGATGCAAGTATGTTACAGATTATCTTTTTTGCCATGTTTGTCGGAATTTCTCTATTATTAATACCTGAAAAAAAGGCAAAACCTCTAATGGATTTTTTCGATTCATTAAATGAAATGGTAATGAAAATGGTAGACTTAATTATGCTATTTGCACCCTATGCAGTATTTTCTTTATTAGCAAACGTTATTATTGCTTTTGATGATACCGAAATATTGTTAAAACTATTAGTTTATGCAATTTGTGTTATTGGAGGATTATTTTTAATGATTGGTTTTTATTTATTGTTAGTTAGTTTATACACTAAAAAATCTCCTTTATGGTTTTTAAAACAAATTAGTCCTGCTCAACTTTTGGCATTTTCTACAAGTTCAAGCGCAGCCACTTTACCAGTTACAATGGAGAGAGTAGAAGAGCATTTGGGCGTAGATAAAGAAGTTTCTGGATTTGTATTGCCTGTGGGAGCTACTATAAATATGGATGGTACAAGTTTATACCAAGCAATTGCAGCAGTTTTTATAATGCAAGTAATTTGGCCAGAAGGCTTAACGTTTTCGAACCAAATTGTTATTGTATTAACTGCCCTGTTAGCCTCTATTGGTTCTGCAGCTGTACCAAGTGCAGGGATGGTAATGTTGGTAATTGTTTTAGAATCGATAGATTTCCCTTCGGAATTACTCCCTATTGGTTTGGCGTTAATTTTTGCTGTCGATAGGCCTCTAGATATGTTAAGAACAACTGTAAATGTAACCGGAGATGCTACAGTATCTATGTTAGTTGCAAAATCTTTAGGAAAACTTAGAGATAATCCAAAGGCTAAAAACTGGGATGATAATTACGAAAAAGTTAAATAG